One window of the Chloroflexota bacterium genome contains the following:
- the nuoF gene encoding NADH-quinone oxidoreductase subunit NuoF — MKVIRSMVLVASDPGSADRDAQEVYRRLQEEIRSLGLVEEVVVTTMGCVTRQEAHPLVIIYPEAVAYGPVKPDDVPLLVERHLREGQIVTDRLVPKELFGPISWLSARRGTLPAEQRVVLRRAGVIDPEDIEDYIIYGGYEALGKALTQMTPDEVVGEISNAGLRGRGGAGFPTGLKWRFVARENRTPKYVICNADESEPGTFKDRLILEGDPHSVIEAMVITGYAVGASEGYIYVRGEYQLAQARLRKAIAQAREMGFLGENIFGSGFDFDIHIHSGAGAYICGEETALIESIEGKRGEPRARPPYPTTHGLWGQPTVVNNVETLANVPPIIQNGADWYRQFGTPHSPGTKVYTILGNVNVTGLIEVPMGITLREVIAIYGKGIRNGATFKLAQTGGSSGSIIPASLQDTPMDFDSYARAEVSLGSGALLICDENTCAVDLTRVLLNFFRKESCGKCTPCRVGTERAYRILTDIAEGRGTLSGIEELEMLIGGLRQLSNCGLGQAAAVPVRDILRHFRAEVEAHIKLGVCPVGVCPMSERQLVVA; from the coding sequence ATGAAGGTGATTCGCTCGATGGTCTTGGTCGCGAGCGATCCCGGAAGCGCGGATCGTGACGCACAAGAGGTCTATCGTCGGCTACAGGAGGAGATCCGATCTCTTGGCCTCGTCGAGGAAGTGGTCGTGACCACGATGGGGTGTGTGACGCGGCAAGAGGCCCATCCATTGGTGATCATCTACCCTGAGGCGGTCGCGTATGGTCCTGTGAAGCCGGACGATGTGCCCTTGTTGGTGGAGAGGCATTTGCGGGAGGGCCAGATCGTCACGGATCGGTTGGTGCCCAAGGAGCTTTTTGGGCCGATCTCTTGGCTTTCTGCCCGGCGGGGCACGTTGCCGGCCGAGCAGCGGGTTGTGCTGCGGCGTGCTGGCGTGATCGATCCAGAGGATATCGAGGATTATATCATTTACGGCGGGTATGAGGCGTTGGGCAAGGCGTTGACCCAGATGACACCCGACGAGGTGGTCGGTGAGATCTCCAACGCGGGCTTGCGGGGGCGCGGCGGCGCTGGGTTCCCCACCGGCTTGAAGTGGCGCTTCGTCGCGCGAGAAAACCGCACGCCCAAGTACGTCATCTGTAACGCCGACGAGAGTGAGCCCGGGACCTTTAAGGACCGTCTTATCCTGGAGGGGGATCCGCACAGCGTCATTGAGGCGATGGTAATCACCGGCTACGCCGTCGGGGCGAGCGAGGGATACATCTACGTGCGTGGGGAGTATCAACTGGCGCAGGCCCGGCTACGGAAGGCCATCGCCCAGGCGCGGGAGATGGGTTTCCTGGGCGAGAACATCTTCGGCTCTGGGTTCGATTTTGATATCCACATCCACTCCGGCGCCGGCGCGTACATCTGCGGTGAGGAGACCGCGCTGATCGAGTCGATCGAGGGCAAGCGAGGGGAGCCCCGGGCGCGCCCGCCGTATCCCACGACCCATGGCCTGTGGGGGCAGCCGACCGTGGTGAACAATGTAGAGACGCTGGCCAACGTGCCCCCCATCATCCAGAACGGGGCCGATTGGTATCGTCAGTTTGGTACCCCGCATAGCCCCGGGACCAAGGTGTACACCATCCTGGGCAACGTGAACGTCACGGGATTGATCGAGGTGCCCATGGGGATCACCTTGCGTGAGGTCATCGCCATTTACGGCAAGGGAATACGCAACGGGGCTACGTTCAAGCTGGCGCAGACGGGCGGCTCCAGCGGGTCGATCATCCCGGCCAGTTTGCAGGATACGCCCATGGACTTCGACTCCTACGCTCGTGCGGAGGTTTCGCTGGGATCGGGCGCCCTGCTGATCTGCGATGAGAACACCTGCGCGGTCGACCTGACCCGGGTCTTGCTAAACTTCTTCCGGAAGGAGAGCTGTGGCAAGTGTACGCCCTGTCGGGTTGGGACGGAGCGGGCCTACCGGATCCTGACGGACATCGCTGAGGGGCGTGGAACGCTCTCCGGCATTGAGGAGCTGGAGATGCTGATCGGCGGGCTGCGTCAGCTGTCCAACTGTGGGCTGGGTCAGGCCGCTGCCGTGCCCGTTCGCGATATCCTCAGGCATTTCAGGGCGGAAGTGGAGGCGCACATCAAGCTAGGGGTTTGTCCCGTCGGTGTCTGCCCGATGAGCGAACGGCAGCTCGTCGTCGCGTAA
- the nuoE gene encoding NADH-quinone oxidoreductase subunit NuoE, with protein sequence MTIAVREDLDVRAVVQAAVERHGATREELVAILSDVNREMGYIPAEAFEEVSRLLQIPKAQLFSVASFYKMLAIEPRGRHVIQFCESAPCHVVGGGELWRALREELGLEPGETSADGRWTLVTTSCIGLCGVGPVIVVDDDVYGNVTPEQLPEILARYE encoded by the coding sequence ATGACGATCGCCGTTCGGGAAGATTTGGATGTACGTGCCGTGGTGCAGGCTGCGGTCGAGCGGCACGGCGCGACCAGGGAGGAATTGGTCGCGATCTTAAGCGATGTGAACCGGGAGATGGGGTACATCCCGGCGGAGGCCTTCGAAGAGGTGAGCCGGCTGCTCCAAATCCCAAAGGCGCAACTGTTCTCGGTGGCCAGCTTTTACAAGATGCTCGCGATAGAGCCTCGGGGCCGACATGTGATTCAGTTTTGCGAGAGCGCGCCTTGTCACGTCGTCGGCGGAGGGGAACTGTGGCGCGCCCTGCGTGAGGAACTGGGGTTGGAGCCCGGGGAGACCAGTGCGGATGGTCGGTGGACATTGGTCACCACGAGTTGCATCGGCCTGTGCGGCGTGGGCCCCGTCATCGTGGTCGACGATGATGTGTACGGCAATGTGACTCCCGAGCAGTTGCCGGAGATCCTGGCGCGTTACGAGTGA
- a CDS encoding (2Fe-2S) ferredoxin domain-containing protein produces the protein MPVVRSLEGLERLREEMLQRRKAQEATGQARIIVGMGSCGIAMGAQETMQAILDEIKSENVQNVVVKQTGCLGPCEWEPIVEVIDGEGRKVLYGKVTPEAARRIVKEHVVGGQAIQEWVLPAF, from the coding sequence ATGCCAGTCGTGAGGTCGCTCGAGGGCTTGGAGCGTCTGCGTGAGGAGATGTTGCAAAGGCGAAAGGCCCAGGAGGCCACTGGTCAAGCCCGCATCATCGTCGGTATGGGGAGCTGTGGGATCGCGATGGGCGCTCAGGAGACAATGCAGGCTATCCTCGACGAGATCAAGTCGGAGAACGTGCAGAATGTCGTGGTAAAACAGACCGGCTGTCTCGGGCCATGCGAATGGGAGCCCATCGTCGAGGTGATCGACGGGGAAGGGCGGAAGGTATTGTATGGCAAAGTGACGCCGGAAGCGGCGCGTCGGATCGTGAAGGAACATGTGGTTGGCGGGCAAGCGATACAAGAGTGGGTACTCCCGGCATTCTAG